One Senegalimassilia faecalis genomic window, TGCTGCACGGTCTTCGCCGTCGGGGAATCTTCGTTTATGTCGTTCTGTTTGATGGTGCTCATGGTCGGTCGTCTCCTGGTAGCCGGGTTCGTTACAGCTCTTGCTTAGCTGTGCCGGTTCCAGGGCGCTTACTATATAAAGAAAGCGCGCCCGCGGGAACCAGCTTACTGTCCCGCAGACGCGCGCGTGCGTTTCTGCTGCCTGTTTGTGCAGGCCCGGCTCCATGGCGGCGCGCGCCACGGCCTGATCAGATTGCGCTGTTGAGCTCGCGCCCTGCGGCGGTTCGGCGCCGGCCCTGCGGCCGTGCGCGCCCGCGCCACCAAGACGCAATGCAGTGCAAAGAGCACCCTCATAGTAAGGCTCGCGCCCTGGTATGTCACCGGTTACTTGCCAGTTGTGAAGGCTTTGCGACGCCCCGCCCGGCGCAGCTGTTGTGCAGGTGGTTGAACTTTGCCGCCAGGATGCTGGACTTTGCCCGTTCCTGTGAGGTGGCGGGATTTTGCTGCGGGGATGGATGGGTCCTGCTGCTAGATTTCGTAGAGCCGAGCGAAAGCTCGGTCCGCACAAAAGAGCGCGAAGCGCGACACAGAATTTTGCATCCATGCGGCTTCAAAATGGTGACGCGCCCTTCGGGCGCTGTCTGATTGGGGCGGAGCTCCGCCCCAACGAAATCTGGCAGCCAGTTGGTCGCCTTCGCCATCCTGGCGCTGGCTTGGCGCTACTTTTCCCGCTTCGCCAGTTCGGCGGACATGGCGTCGAGGTCGGCGGCTTGCATGAGGTCGATGAGCTGCTGCTGGGAGTGCACATCGAGCTTCGTATAAATATGGTAGGTATGCGTGTTCACCGTGCCTGCCGATATGAGCAGTTCTTCTTGGATGCGCGCGGCGGTGCGGCCGAGCGACAGCAGGTGGAACACGTCTACCTCACGCTTCGACAGGCCGTAGTAGGAGCCGATGATTCGGCAGCGTTCGAGCAGCGGTTTCTTGCGCTTCGTCGGTGCCGCGGCTGCAGGCGCGGCACCGTCCACGCGTCCTCGCTCTCTTTGCTGCGTACAGCTTTCTGCGTTACAACTTCGGCATCGTTGCAGGTCGTCGGGCACGCTTGCACGCAAGTTCCCATTCGCGTTGCCGCTTCTCGTCGCAACCCCAGCCGGCCCTGCAGCGCCCGCGCCGCCGGATACCCGCCCGGCTGTCGTGTCTCCCTTCACGACCTTCGCGTCGCCCGCAACGCCGCTTGTCACAGCTCCTGTTCTTATGTACCCGCCGGGGGACATGCCCATCTCAACGCCGCTCGCTGTCGCAGCTCCTATCCTCGCACTTCCGTCCGAAGTCGCTGCCATGTTGTTTTCCAGCAACGTCTGCGGGCTTTCGCCGTACAGCTCGGAGTCGTACAGATTCAGGTCGTTCTCGGTGAACACGTACAGGTAGGAGAATACGATGGCGCCGATGGCCAGGCCCGATGCCAGCACCAAAAACGAATGGCTCATGGCGAAGCTGCCGGAAAGCGCGCGGGACAGCAAGCTTCCCGCAATCACGCCGATGGCCAGCGTGGCTCCGCGGCCTATGCTGAACACCTGCACGAACGTGTACTGAAAGCGGTTGGCTGCGTCGCACAGCGTCACCCATACGACGATTTCGAACACCGTGTAGCCGATGGTGACCAGCAGGTAGGGTAGCGAGGTCCCCATGCCCAGCGACGGCGCCACCACGAACCCTAGCACGCACACCAAGATGACCGGCTTGTACAACAGTTTGATGGAGAATCGTTTTCCCAGCGTGATGACCAGGGTGAATAGCGCAACGGCCACCACCGCGCCTATGGCGAATAGCGTCGCGTAGCCCAGGTCGAACGCGTCGGCGCTGTGCACCGAATACGTATCGCGCATGAAGCCGGTGGCCACGCCCAGAATAAGCGCCGCAGTTATGAACTTTGCTACAAGTTTGCCGGGGATGCTCTCGCCCATGGGCTCAGGCTGGCGCTCCTCTGCCTGCGCGAGGGTGATGGAGCTCGCCGTTTTGATGCAGGCTTCGGCGGCGAAGGGCAGGGCGAACACGATGGGCGTGTAGAACGCCCCTGGCGTCAAGAACACCGCCATGGTGGCCGCCGCGGCGATGGCCGTTGCGATAAGCGTTTCCAGCGCGCACGTCCGCGTGTCGGTTGCGCGGTACGCCCGTCCCAGGTCAAGCAGGACCAGCGCCGAACCCAAACCTGTTCCCACGCCGGCGACGGCCACCGTCAGCTGCCCGGGTAAGGCCGCTCCCAGGCTCGGCAACGCAATCGGCGCGATTCCCGCTGCGCACAGCATGGGCCCGACGAGGAACCCTCCGCGCGCGTCGAGCAACGCAGTGACGCGCTGGTGAACCGCTCCGGCGCACAGCAGCGCGGCGGCGAGCGTGATCACCGACACGAGGTAGACCATTTCGCTCGTTTCCCAACGCTGCTCCGGCGCGATGCCGCGGAACAGCACCGAGCTGAAAAACAGCAGGCATATCCAGGTTCTGTTGCAAGCGTAGCCGGCGCAGCGCCAAACTGACGCCGCCCGCGTTTTCGTCATGCCGCTTGGCGCGGCTTCCCCGTTTCCCATTCGCATCCCCCTCTTGGTGCGTGGCGCCCATTGCGCGGCATCAACCTCCCCTTGGCCGCCGCAG contains:
- a CDS encoding LuxR C-terminal-related transcriptional regulator; the protein is MGNGEAAPSGMTKTRAASVWRCAGYACNRTWICLLFFSSVLFRGIAPEQRWETSEMVYLVSVITLAAALLCAGAVHQRVTALLDARGGFLVGPMLCAAGIAPIALPSLGAALPGQLTVAVAGVGTGLGSALVLLDLGRAYRATDTRTCALETLIATAIAAAATMAVFLTPGAFYTPIVFALPFAAEACIKTASSITLAQAEERQPEPMGESIPGKLVAKFITAALILGVATGFMRDTYSVHSADAFDLGYATLFAIGAVVAVALFTLVITLGKRFSIKLLYKPVILVCVLGFVVAPSLGMGTSLPYLLVTIGYTVFEIVVWVTLCDAANRFQYTFVQVFSIGRGATLAIGVIAGSLLSRALSGSFAMSHSFLVLASGLAIGAIVFSYLYVFTENDLNLYDSELYGESPQTLLENNMAATSDGSARIGAATASGVEMGMSPGGYIRTGAVTSGVAGDAKVVKGDTTAGRVSGGAGAAGPAGVATRSGNANGNLRASVPDDLQRCRSCNAESCTQQRERGRVDGAAPAAAAPTKRKKPLLERCRIIGSYYGLSKREVDVFHLLSLGRTAARIQEELLISAGTVNTHTYHIYTKLDVHSQQQLIDLMQAADLDAMSAELAKREK